The Populus alba chromosome 4, ASM523922v2, whole genome shotgun sequence genome contains a region encoding:
- the LOC118055973 gene encoding elongator complex protein 5, whose protein sequence is MAESMCRTLRDGSLEGEQAPALTVKDTTASPFGFHVFSHVLSQLSSFILGSKSQSRGIVIVAFSRSPSFYVDLLKRRGIDVNSSHKWVQILDCYTDPLCWKDQLMGSGNFMDASLGTSSSLSRVCKDVKDLDKMYSMILELGKGLVGQGKDRFSVAIDSINEMLRHTSTPTVAGLLSNLRSHEQISSIFWLLHSDLHEVKVTSALEYLSSVVASVEPLHQTAGGKRGDLENLSLLEQNFGKGKLQVRFKRRNGRVRVVNEGFHIDQSSNNFTSVSSEDGLVNQINQGLVPKVQFNLELTEKERIDRAKVVLPFEHQGDGGPIQIYDGRRSLTESKTEATLSSSANSQKTDSGEGEIIYFRDSDDEMPDSDEDPDDDLDI, encoded by the exons ATGGCAGAATCAATGTGCAGAACCCTACGAGACGGATCGTTAGAAGGAGAGCAAGCACCAGCTCTTACTGTCAAAGATACTACAGCTTCTCCTTTCGGTTTCCACGTCTTCTCTCACGTGCTCTCCCAGCTCTCCTCCTTCATTTTAGGCTCCAAATCCCAGTCCCG TGGTATTGTGATTGTTGCGTTTTCACGGAGCCCTTCGTTTTACGTGGATTTACTGAAAAGAAGAGGGATTGATGTAAATTCATCTCATAAATG ggTTCAGATTTTGGATTGTTATACAGATCCGCTTTGTTGGAAGGATCAGCTTATGGGGTCGGGAAATTTCATGGATGCTTCCCTTGGAACTTCTTCAAGTTTGAGCCGTGTCTGTAAGGATGTGAAGGATTTGGACAAGATGTACTCTATGATTCTTGAACTGGGGAAAG GGTTGGTTGGACAAGGAAAGGATCGTTTTTCTGTTGCCATAGATTCG ATAAATGAAATGCTAAGACATACATCTACACCAACAGTTGCAGGCCTTTTAAGCAACCTTCGTAGCCATG AACAGATTTCTAGCATCTTTTGGTTGTTACATTCAGACCTTCATGAAGTCAAAGTTACATCTGCTCTTGAATATCTGTCCTCTGTGGTGGCCAGTGTAGAACCACTGCATCAAACTGCTGGAGGAAAGAGAGGGGATTTAGAAAACCTCTCTTTGTTGGAACAGAACTTTGGGAAAGGAAAGCTTCAAGTCCGATTCAAGCGCCGGAATGGGCGTGTTCGTGTGGTG AATGAAGGATTTCATATTGATCAGTCAAGCAACAATTTTACATCTGTTTCATCTGAAGATGGGCTagttaatcaaattaatcaaggcCTTGTGCCAAAG GTGCAGTTTAATCTAGAGTTAACAGAGAAAGAGCGGATTGACAGGGCTAAGGTTGTACTGCCTTTTGAGCACCAAG GAGACGGTGGACCTATTCAAATCTATGATGGTCGAAGATCTCTTACAGAGAGCAAAACTGAGGCAACTCTTTCTTCAAGTGCGAATTCCCAAAAAACTGACTCTGGTGAAGGTgagataatatattttcgtgATTCAGATGATGAGATGCCAGATTCTGACGAGGACCCAGATGATGATTtggatatataa